A window of Acinonyx jubatus isolate Ajub_Pintada_27869175 chromosome B2, VMU_Ajub_asm_v1.0, whole genome shotgun sequence genomic DNA:
TAAAGTGTGAGGAAGGACCTGGGCCACAGCCAGGCCGGGGTTGCTGTTCTGTAAAGCCCAGGGTCCCCACAAGCAGGTCAGGCCAGGACATCCCTCGGGGTTGACTTTTGTCTTGTTGTACTTCCCCTGAGCGCTACCTGGAGGCCAGCTGGCTCTTTCCACATTCAGCTCTGTCCggctcctccccactcctcctgccCTGCTAGCTCTGGCTTCCAGTGGTCATTACCACGTTCTCTCTGCCCGAACATCTGCGCCCGCCGCTCTGGCTGCCAGCCTGCTTTGAGGAGTAAACAGAGGTGTGCTCCGACCTCATTGGCTTGCACAGAGACAGTGACGGGGACGTTGGTCGGAGCTCCAGCAGGCTCTGGCTGGTGGCCTCCAGCAGCAGGCTCTTTGGAATCCAGGTCCTCCTCCCTGTCCGTTCCCCCTTTCCAGCCGCAGACACTGGATTTTCAcacatcccccccacctccccacagccAGGAGTCCCTGTCCTTGTGGCCATCTGTGAGGTCTGTCACAGCTGAGAGAGGCCCTTCTCTCTTGGCCCTGGGCTGAGCTAACCACCAGGTGCACCAGGCTGCCCCGCCAGGTCCCAGGGTCCCCTCGCCCCATGGTGTTCCAGTTCTCTGCATAAAGCCAGGCCCCCAAGAGCCTCTgtgctgcatttttaaaactctatttaaTAGAGCCCCCTTCCCTGTAGACCAAGGACCACCTCAACGTGGAACTGTGTCCCGGGACCATTTTCACGGCTCTGTACGGCATCACTCCccacatctttcttccttccgATGCGTCCCATCATCCCCTGTCACGCTGTCAGACGCTCAGTCAAGACACAGCGTTCTTCAGATCCCATAGCTGCCCCTCCAGTCCTACCATCCCTGGCTCTTCCTGGCGTGTTTTCACAGCGTTGAGGGTCCTCTCTGGCCACATGTCTTGAAGGTCCCCTTTCGACTTGAGTGGACGGCACCTTCCAGACCCTGGGAGTTGGCGTTGGCCACCATCGTGCCCCCCTCCACGGAGAGCAGGCCCCTCTCTGACATTCTGACTCAACAGGGAAAAGGGAGAAGGCTCAGGGAGGCCAGCCACTTTCCAGTTCTGCAAGTGATTAGAGCTCTGCCGTCTGCAAAGCGTGGCTCGCCTTGTAGCTTCTGAGTGAGCTTCCAGGACTGGATTTTAATCGATAGAGCACTGCTCAGCTGGGGAGCAGCACTGCTCTGAGAATCAGTCACCTGGCTCTGCAGTCAGCAGCCTGGAAGTTCAAGCCAGTCAGTTAGGAATATTTATAGCGTTCAAGGCGGGAACGCGAGATGCGGTGATCAAGACAGAAATGGAAGACCTGAGCACTGACCTTAGGTGCTCTTCGGAACCCCAGAACCCAAGACGGATACATTCCTGCAGAGTCCTGAGTGTTTGAGAATTAGTGCCAGTTCTCAAGGAGGAAGGTGATTTAGTGACATATGAAGCATGTCACCATGGATATTTAAGTTAGTTTATGCATTCAGAATTTTCCAATGTGACTCATTTTTCAGGTTATAAATAATGGTTAGTCTTTGGAGGTGAATTTGCctccatttttagaaaaatgtagaaagccatccaaaatattatattttacaacCCAACTTTTCCTATAGTGCTTAAATCTTATGTAGaataatttctgggttttttttttttttcaaaagacattaTATTGATTCTCTAACAGTTTCTTTACAATCATGGAAATCTGTCCCTATATGGTGACTAAAACTctgttgtaattttaaaaataataataacagcagatAATATACAAAATAGTAACTGGTGAACTATGGTGGGGAAAATAGAAGTGGAGCAGGGGacctgggttcgagcccagtcACACCACCTGCTAGCTATAGGACTTTGACCTCCACTTCTTCAACCCTACAAACCCCAGGGTCTTACAGGTGAGGTGGGAAAAAAATACCTACTTTTTGTAAGATGCTGGCGATGATCAAGTGAAAAACATCAAACACTGTGCCTAGGTCTTCATAGACACCCAATAATACTAGCTAGCTCTCCGACAGATTTGTGAATATGTTTTCCTTCTATTATCCAAAGTAATAAAGAATTACTGATGTATCACCCTGAAActtaataaataagttaaataaatatagtttaaaTTCAAAGCTCTAGATTAAATGGTGTTATGCATTTGGCTAGGAATAGGAGAcaatgaaaatgtgtttaaaaaataagtaactatATTAGCTGTTCTGGGGTCCAAGTGCCCAGAGATTGTTGTAGCTCTGTGGCCAACATTTCACAAGAATGCATTTCCAAGTAGATACCATAATAGCTACTTACTGCTtagccaggcactgggctaagcgCCTTTGAGCATGGCCTCACTTAGTCCTCGCTAGAACTCCACGAGGCAGTAGGTATgattatcatttatcattttgtaGATGGGGAGGTTAATGGTGAGAGTGTTTAAGTAAGTTTCCTCATATGACTCAAGTACCGGTTGGCGGTGCTGGAACCCAAGCCTGGATCTGTTCATTCCCAACCTCCAAGCCACCAAACAGCAAACAATACTCTCCCTCTTCAGTGTGTTCCATTCTATTCCAACCTGAGCTGACGCAGTCTCATCTTCCACCTGCTACTCCTAGAGCTTCTCAACATCTGCAAGGGGAGCCCAAATAACTACATGTGAGAGGAGAAAGGACACTGGCCTGGAGCTCACATCTGTGGCTTCTAGCCCTGACTCTGCAACTTGCTAGCtgtcatccctccctccctccatccctccccgactccatccatccatccatccctccgtCCACTTGCTAGCAGTGACCTACCCTCCTCAAGGCTACATCTCCTGACCTGCAAACTAGCAATCATGGTTCCTTCCCACTAACTTGGGAAATGGGTGAATAGTTATACGATCACCAGTGACCTCCATCCAAATCACCAGAAGATACCTATATGTTGGACGAGTTGAGTTTATCACTCATCACAGTGAGAGAGGTGATACCAGAGGGTCTCCTAGGGTATTTCAGTAAGAGGATGAGGAAGGATGTATTATAGGATGTGGGCCTTGGGTGGgcgatttggggggagggggtctacAGGAGCCAGAGTTCCCTCTGGATTGTCAGGGCTGATTCTATGGTTggataataaataattaataagtaTTATCTATAGGGAGGGCAGACCAGGGTGGGACTAAAGCTGTACTTGGTAATGAAGCAGCCGTCATTTATAtgaatggggggaagggaaggcattTGATATTTTGTGGTTTGCACAATGACCTTGTTTTTGTCTGTGCTTAGACAAAATGATGACACAGACTTGTTTTGTGTCACTTCGTCATGGGTACAGAGGGAGCCTGTCTGATGTTGATGTTCTGTGACACAAATCCTGTCAAAGGAGAACAATGTGGCATCACTGGGAGCTCCCAGCCAGCTTCCCACGGCATCAAGGTCTAGTGGATAGAGTTAGGCTAGTTCCTGGATGTCAGGCCTGCTTTAGTCTTCTTCAAAGACcaaaggagaggggtgcctgggcggctcagtcggttaagtgcccaactttggctcaggtcatgatctcctagttcatgggttcaagccccccgtcaggctctgtgctgacagctcagacagagcctggaggctgcttcagattctgtctccctctctctctgcccctcccctgctcacatgctgtgtgtgtctctctctctcaaaaataagaccttaaaaataatttttttaacccagatatttaaaaaacaaacaaagaccgAAGAAGACCACGTAAGCCAAAGGTGGCCTTGTCAGCTGCAAAGCATCGTACGAACAGCTCAGAGGGAAAATCAGGGCAGTGCTGCAGATTCCAGTCGGTATTAAAATCAGAAAGGTCCCTCCACCTTCTTTTATAAGTGAGAAGTTATGTAGCCTTCTCCTAAAATTTGGGGTGAGTGGGAATGGAATATTAACTTCCCCCCAACAACGAGGCCTGCCCTGGGAGGGCTCAGGAGAGCCCAAGCACCGAGCTCACCCTGTCCTGCTTggctgtgtctttctccaggtcgGACTCATCTCCGGCACGGTCTTCGTGATCCTTGGACTGACTGTCCTGGCGGCGGGCTTTCTCGTGCCCCCCAAGATCGAAGCCTTCGGCGAAGCTGATTTTGTGGTGGTCGACACCCATGCTGTCCAGTTTAACAGCGCTCTTGACGTGTGCAAGCTGGCGGGGGCCGTTCTCTTCTGCCTCGGGGGCACGTCCATGGCAGGGTGCCTGCTGATGTCGGTGTTCGCCAAGAGCTACTCCCAAGAAGAAAAGTTCCTTCAGCAGAAGTTTAAAGAGCGAATTGCAGACATCAAGGCCCACGCCCAGCCCATCACAAAAGCTCCGGGCCCGGGGGAAACCAAGATTCCGGTCACTTTGTCCAGGGTTCAAAATGTGCAGCCTGTAGCGGCAACCTGAAAGGCGTCCCACCCCGGGCTCCCCTCTCTGGTCACTCGGTGTTcacagggggcgggggcgggcttTGAGATGATGGGGCTTGGGCTTCACTGGCCCCCTGCCGGGGCTCGGCCACGGGCGGCCCGGGCTCTGAGCTCACCTGTGCTCCATGCAGGTGGTTCAGGTGGTTCAGGTGGTTCAGGTGGGGGTGAGGCGACCTGTCTGCTTGCACCAAGCTGCCGAAAGGGTGCTTCCGTGTGTCCCCCGGGCGCCCTCGGGAGCTCCCCCAGTTATCGTGACTCTGTCGTCTCCCGCGTTAGTGATTGTCACCCAAACGTTAGTCCTTTAACGACATCTTAACATGAGGTTACTGAGATCAGATGCGAACGTACTGGAGTTCTCCACAaatcttttgcttgtttgttttctccagtttttttctttctttttttgtctccgCACTTGGAAAGCTAAAATTGCCAACTTTAGAATCTGGGGGAAGAAATTAACATTAGGGGTATCTATGCAGTGTCCACGGGCCAGGGAACGAGATGCTACgactgactagctgtgtgaccttgggggatttaacctccctgcctcagtttccccatctgtgtgaCAGAGATTCCGGACTGCGGTGTCAGAGATTCCCCTTTTCCTGTGTGTCCTCGTGTCTCTCCAAGGACATGTCTGCGACGTCCCTGTGGCTCTCTCCTCAGTGGGACCGTTTCAGATCTGCACTCCCAGAAAACTCTGAGTCAGCACCTACTTACCTGTCAGTATCCAACCCCAGCAGTTTACACAGTGCTGTCGTGTTTTTATAAAGACAAAAGTAAGCCATCCTCAAGGTGAGTCGGTATTAACTTTTAAAAGGGTTTTCTCTCTCAAGATGTTTCACGCTGCGGCAAGATGCTCGTCTCGTCCCTCTGCACTTTCACTGGATCTGTGGATCGACACCGGATGGAGGGACGTGCGACCGCGGTATTCTCTCAGAATCTGTGCCACCTTccagttctgtctctcttttctgtctcccttcactggataaataaaatatgtgaacgAGCGGAATCTGAGGTGCACCTGTCACTCCTTCAGAGTTTCTATCCTGAGGCTGAACAAGCTCAGGTTCCCCCGGTGACATGGAAGAATAAACGAAGCGATTAGCGCTCTGGGGGCACGCTGTTCTTGTGCACAGTCCAGCAGGAAACGCAGGGCGAACCAGATCGTCAACAAGGGGCGCTGGCCAGATAGGGGAGAGATCATCCCGGTTCCTCAGGTTCTCACCTTGCTGTGAACAtagcattttacttttattctttgaaGCCTTATACAAGCCCCAAGCGTCTGTTCAAGGCAACATCATTTGAAGCCTCGTACCGATGATTCTTGGAGACTTGAGTTGTAAAAGGctctagaaagaaaaatcatgtcGGTGGGGCTTGGGAAGCAGTAGGTACAAGCATGATAAGAGCCATAAAACAGCAgttctgttcccccccccccacccccaaagaccTAAAAGAAACCAGGATACAGAGAGCAGGAGATGAGTCCGAAAACACACGCCCCATCTTTCCTGTCCTGCCCAGGCTTTTGGGGGGCAGGTACTTGCGAGGCCCCTCACGATGCCCTCGGGAGGGATTGCAGGTGTTCTCGGGAAGCAGAAGAATGAGCAGCACAGTTTTATCTTTGAAAAGAGCGTAGACCATGTACTCACGGAGAGCAGCCCGGGTACTTTTTAAAGCCAGAGTGAGCTTAGAGAGCAGAATGGTCTTAGAGCCTTAGTGTGATGCTCTTGCTGGGAGCCAGCCTCTCGTCCCCAGTATTGACGTTTCCACAGCAGTGCGTAAGTGCATGGCCGTTGCTGGGGAGGGAAGCCGGGAAGACCACACTCTGTAACCAGAGGGACCGAATGGATTCTGGCCCAGACGTGTGCAGTGGGTCCAAGCCCTAGATGATACGGGCCCGCCAGCAAGTGCACAGGTGCCCCACTGATGGGCCCTGCGGCCTCGCAGGGCACCCCCTGTGTCTCTACGGTGGCTCTGTGTGGTTAGTAAGCTTACCCTCATTCTTTCGAAAATCTACCTTTCTAAACCTTCCACACATCGGACCAAATCCTGTAGTTCAAAGTTACCTACAAGCTGAACCCCTCTTGCAATGGCCCATTAGTCCATTCTGGACCCCAGCCTGGTCCCAGGCCAGGACAATTGTCATTCAACTGTTTCCATCCCATCCCCTCCCACCTTGTTTTCTGAAGGGAGACACGTGTGTATGTTATTGTTCCTATCTTGTCCGTGCCATCTATGGGGTCCCTACAAGTTTTAGAGTGTATGTAGGTTAGAGACCCCCTGACACTCTATGCACACCAAGACTAGCAGAACTGATGGCAGGAGAATGGAGCCGCACCTCAGCCTGCACTGGGGCCTCCCTGATGCAATCACGCCCCAGAGCCCCGTACCCCAGCCACAGggacacccaagtgcccttacTCACTGGGATGACCTTCCCAGCAATAACCATCTGCCCTTGCAGTGGCTATTGAACCCATCAAGGCCACATCAGGAAACAACAGCAATGACAACAGGACCTAATATGCACTGAGTTCAACTATCGTATGTAAGTAATTCATCTAATGCCCACAAAAACCCTGTGAGGTCAGAGCTAGGGtcatatgcccattttacaggggaggaagCAGGCGAAGTCCTTGCCCAAGGAGACCCAGGATTCAGATCTCAGCATCCAGCTCCAGGGTCTCATGCTCTCTGCAGCTTttccactctccctgcccccgcccctggTTCACACTCAATGTCTCTTCCTCAGCACAGCCAGCATTTTGTAGAAACACTTTCTATCACACTTACCTCTCTTTATTACAGCGACTTGTTTACACATGTGTTATCTTCCATTAGAAGGTAGACTATTAGCTGCTTGGGTACCGAGACCATATCTTAATGAGGGTGAATCCTCAGGAGTAAATATGTGAAGCTATACACTGCTATGATACAGTCCTTTAAAACAACTGTTGCATTTTTACTTAGAGCCAGGCATTCATTGCACTGGCATTATAGAAAGCAAAGAGATGATTGATAGGGGCACTGAAGTTTCTGTACACCCATCGTgcacgtgagtgtgtgtgtgcacgtgcacacgtgtgtgtacaGGAGGAAATCACAGGTCTTCTGGATGGGACCAAGACTAGAGTATGGATGTGGGTGCCTCAAAACAAAGCTGTCCTCAACTTAACATTTGGGTTGGGGGAGCCCAGTCCAACGGCTAACTTGCCATTACTACATCTAAATCCAAAATCTTCCAGCCAAGGAGCCCTACTCACTGACACAGCGCTGCCAGGCACACTTCTCATTCCTGGGGAGACGGATGGAGGAGTAGAATGGCCCGGTCAAGAGCACAGTCACTGTCTCCGACAGTTCGCCACAACCCGGTCCTTCATCCTTAAATATGAAAGTATAGCCAGAATCATCAGACAGATCAGCACCTTGAAAGAGAATACACACAGAGATAAGAGTCCACAGGAAACATGAGCATTTCAGAAGTCACAGGAGAACTCTAAAAAAGTCCAGTCTTCAAGAAGAAATTGCGCccataagacaaaaacagaatactgtaaaaaggaacatcaaatagttttcatttttttaatttattgttattttattttttattttattatttatttttatttacttgtttttttaattattgctattttttaatgtttctttttgagagacagacagacaggatgtgagtgggggaggggcagagagagagggagacatagaatccgaagcaggctccagctctgagctgtcagcacaaagcctgacacggagcttaggcccacgagctgtgagatcatgacctgagccgaagtcaggtgctcaaccgactgagccacccaggcacccccttatatacttattttaaaataaagtcttaaaataacAATTTACTACATGAAtgatttgtcttgttttgttttttatattaactataatttattgtcaaattggtttccatatgcacacagtgctcatcccaacaggtgccctcctcaatgcccatcacccactttaaTTTGAAAGCACTTCCCCAAAAGTAAAATCCCTCCccataaaaatttacaaagagaTAAAGAGTAAAAGACATAGTCAATCAAAGATTAAAaggttatggggggggggggggaagagaaaaatatcaataaaataatagattttctCACGGCTCCAGAACACAGAAATCTTCAGATTGGAAGTGTCTGCAGAATATTCAGCACTGTGAACGGTAAAAGAAGGGTCAGACACATTTTTGTGAAAGTTTagggcaaaaaagaaagaaggatccAGGAAGCTTCCAGAGACAACAGACATctccaaaataatgaaaattatactGGGAAGAGAGTAGGGCTGTGATTTCACACAATAGATGGTAAGGTTACTTTTAGTCTACAGATATATGCATTTACTCttatcaaggagaaaaaaaacgaCAACCAATAGAAACcccccaaaaatatttaaaaacaggggtgctagcgccagtcagagtggctaaaatgagacTATAGATGGtggagacgatgtggagaaacgggaaccctcttgtactgttggtgggaatgcaaactggcacagctgctctggaaaacagtgtggaggctcctcaaaaaattaaaaatacaactaccccacgacccagtaatagcactactagaaatttatccaaaggatacaggagtactgatgcataggggcacatgtaccccaatgtttatagcggtgctatcaacaatagccaaattatgaaaagggcccaaatgtccatcaacagatgaatggataaagaagatgtggtttatatacacaatggaatactacatgccaatgagaaagaatgaaatatggccttttgtagcaacgtggatggaactggagagtgtgatgctaagtgaaataagtcatacagagaaggacagataccatatgttttcactcttatgtggatcctgagaaatttaacagaagaccatgggggaggggaaggaaaaaaaaaatgttagggagggagccaaaccataggagactctttttttttttttgcttttttttccccaaaatatgaaatttattgtcaaattggtttccatacaacacccagtgctcatcccaaaaggtgccctcctcagtacccatcacccaccctcccctccctcccaccccccatcaatcctcagtttgttctcagtttttaagagtctcttatgctttggctctctcccactctaacctcttttttttttccttcccctcccccatgggtttctgttaagtttctcaggatccacataagagtgaaaacatatggtatctgtctttctctgtatggcttatttcacttagcatcacactctccagttccatccacgttgctacaaagggccatatttcattctttctcattgccacgtagtactccattgtgtatataaaccacaatttctttacccattcatcagttgatggacat
This region includes:
- the NRSN1 gene encoding neurensin-1 isoform X1; the protein is MLSFQLGRMSSCSNICGTKQAQAAPEGGHQRYGVRSYLHQFYEDCTTSIWEYEDDFQIQRSPNRWSSVFWKVGLISGTVFVILGLTVLAAGFLVPPKIEAFGEADFVVVDTHAVQFNSALDVCKLAGAVLFCLGGTSMAGCLLMSVFAKSYSQEEKFLQQKFKERIADIKAHAQPITKAPGPGETKIPVTLSRVQNVQPVAAT
- the NRSN1 gene encoding neurensin-1 isoform X2, which produces MSSCSNICGTKQAQAAPEGGHQRYGVRSYLHQFYEDCTTSIWEYEDDFQIQRSPNRWSSVFWKVGLISGTVFVILGLTVLAAGFLVPPKIEAFGEADFVVVDTHAVQFNSALDVCKLAGAVLFCLGGTSMAGCLLMSVFAKSYSQEEKFLQQKFKERIADIKAHAQPITKAPGPGETKIPVTLSRVQNVQPVAAT